One Cottoperca gobio chromosome 23, fCotGob3.1, whole genome shotgun sequence genomic region harbors:
- the mcat gene encoding malonyl-CoA-acyl carrier protein transacylase, mitochondrial produces MLASVCVRMTAACRGKVRSLVSVSRRLSTYQPGSPDGTHHPPPETPAPPPEQRRPRKAPTDCSVFLFPGQGSQFVGMGRGLLQYPNVKEMFAVAQKVLGYDLLSLCLQGPEKELMKTVHCQPAVFVTSLAAVERLNHENPEAIEMCVAAAGFSVGEFAALVFSGAIDFAEALYVVKVRAEAMQKASELVPSGMMSVIGRPQTQFKQACMQAREHCTSLGIEEPVCSVANYLFPEGRVIAGHQKALDFLHENSKPLKFVRTKSLPVSGAFHTELMRSATEPLREVLRQVEVRCPEISVYSNVDGKRYMNESHMRRQLVKQLVSPVKWEQTLHEIYERAQGLKFPYTYEVGPGKQLGATLQRCNRKAFSTYEHVEVTNDEED; encoded by the exons ATGTTggcatcagtgtgtgtcaggATGACAGCAGCCTGCAGAGGGAAGGTCAGGTCGCTGGTCTCTGTGAGCAGGAGACTGTCCACCTACCAGCCCGGCTCCCCGGATGGAACTCACCACCCTCCGCCCGAAACCCCCGCTCCCCCGCCGGAACAACGGAGACCCAGGAAAGCCCCCACCGACTgctctgtcttcctcttcccCGGCCAGGGCAGCCAGTTTGTGGGCATGGGTAGAGGACTTTTGCAGTACCCTAACGTTAAAGAGATGTTCGCGGTGGCCCAGAAGGTCCTCGGGTACGACCTGCTGTCTCTGTGCCTGCAGGGACCCGAGAAGGAGCTGATGAAGACGGTTCACTGTCAGCCGGCAGTCTTCGTCACCTCACTGGCTGCGGTGGAGAGGCTCAACCACGAAAACCCCGAG GCCATTGAgatgtgtgttgctgctgcaggttTCAGCGTTGGAGAATTTGCTGCCTTGGTTTTTTCTGGTGCAATAGACTTTGCCGAAG CTCTGTATGTGGTGAAGGTTCGCGCAGAGGCCATGCAGAAAGCATCAGAGCTGGTTCCTAGTGGGATGATGTCAGTCATCGGTAGACCGCAGACGCAGTTTAAACAGGCCTGCATGCAGGCTAGAGAGCACTGCACGAGCCTGGGGATCGAGGAGCCCGTCTGCTCTGTGGCCAACTATCTGTTCCCTGAGGGCAGGGTTATCGCAGGGCACCAAAAG GCTCTGGATTTCCTGCATGAAAACTCAAAACCTCTCAAGTTTGTGAGGACCAAAAGTCTCCCAGTCAGCGGAGCTTTTCACACTGAGCTGATGAGGTCAGCGACTGAACCCCTCAGAGAGGTGCTCAGACAGGTGGAG GTCCGTTGTCCCGAGATCAGCGTGTACTCCAACGTGGACGGCAAACGCTACATGAACGAGAGCCACATGCGCAGGCAGCTGGTGAAGCAGCTGGTGTCGCCTGTGAAGTGGGAGCAAACTCTGCACGAGATCTACGAGAGGGCGCAGGGACTGAAGTTCCCTTACACCTACGAGGTCGGCCCGGGAAAGCAGCTCGGTGCCACACTTCAAAGGTGCAACAGGAAGGCCTTCAGTACGTACGAACATGTGGAAGTCACCAATGATGAAGAGGACTAA